Proteins co-encoded in one Pseudomonas beijingensis genomic window:
- the oscA gene encoding sulfur starvation response protein OscA, translating to MSASLRSVDGQDEATILREIQSALRDLRFGAVEITVHNAQVVQIERKEKFRLQQPSHKPS from the coding sequence ATGAGCGCATCTCTACGTAGCGTTGACGGCCAGGACGAAGCAACCATCTTGCGCGAGATCCAGAGCGCGTTGCGCGATCTGCGCTTTGGGGCAGTGGAAATCACCGTGCACAACGCCCAGGTGGTCCAGATCGAACGCAAGGAAAAATTCCGGCTGCAACAACCCAGTCATAAGCCGTCTTGA
- a CDS encoding sulfate ABC transporter substrate-binding protein, translated as MSSIRRYALAALASAVFAGSAVAKDYELLNVSYDPTRELYQDYNAEFVSFWKKAHPDDSVKIQQSHGGSGKQGRAVIDGLRADVVTLALAGDIDEIAKLGKSLPADWQTRLPDASTPYTSTIVFLVRKGNPKGIKDWGDLIKNDVSVITPNPKTSGGARWNFLAAWAYGLKANGGDEAKAKEYVQALFKHVPILDTGARGSTITFVNNGQGDVLLAWENEAFLALKEDGGADKFDIVVPSLSILAEPPVAVVDKNAEKKGNAEIAEAYLKHLYSPAGQEIAAKNYYRPRDKDVAAKYARQFPKVELVTIDKDFGGWKNAQPKFFNDGGVFDQIYQAQ; from the coding sequence ATGTCGTCCATTCGTCGTTATGCCCTGGCCGCGCTGGCCAGTGCTGTTTTTGCAGGTTCCGCCGTCGCCAAGGATTACGAGCTGCTCAACGTGTCCTACGACCCGACGCGCGAGCTTTACCAGGATTACAACGCCGAATTCGTCAGCTTCTGGAAGAAAGCGCACCCGGACGACAGCGTGAAGATCCAGCAGTCCCACGGTGGTTCGGGCAAGCAAGGCCGTGCGGTGATCGATGGTCTGCGGGCCGACGTGGTGACCTTGGCCCTGGCCGGCGACATCGATGAAATCGCCAAGCTGGGCAAGTCGCTGCCAGCGGACTGGCAAACACGCCTGCCGGACGCGAGCACGCCTTACACGTCCACCATCGTGTTCCTGGTGCGCAAGGGCAATCCCAAGGGCATCAAGGATTGGGGCGATCTGATCAAGAATGACGTGTCGGTCATCACCCCGAACCCGAAGACCTCCGGCGGTGCGCGCTGGAACTTCCTCGCTGCCTGGGCCTACGGCCTGAAGGCCAACGGGGGGGACGAGGCCAAGGCCAAGGAATACGTGCAGGCGTTGTTCAAGCACGTGCCGATCCTCGACACCGGTGCCCGTGGCTCGACCATTACCTTCGTCAACAACGGTCAGGGCGACGTATTGCTGGCCTGGGAAAACGAAGCCTTCCTGGCGCTCAAAGAAGACGGTGGCGCCGATAAGTTCGACATCGTCGTGCCGTCGCTGTCGATCCTCGCCGAGCCGCCGGTGGCGGTGGTGGACAAGAACGCCGAGAAAAAGGGTAATGCCGAGATCGCCGAGGCATACCTCAAGCACCTGTACAGTCCGGCCGGCCAGGAAATCGCCGCGAAAAACTACTATCGCCCGCGTGACAAGGACGTGGCCGCCAAGTACGCCCGGCAATTTCCGAAGGTGGAACTGGTGACCATTGACAAGGACTTCGGTGGCTGGAAAAACGCGCAGCCGAAGTTCTTTAATGATGGCGGCGTGTTCGACCAGATCTATCAGGCGCAGTAA
- the cysT gene encoding sulfate ABC transporter permease subunit CysT — MSRRISPVIPGFGLTLGYTLVYLSLIVLIPLAAMFVHAAQLTWEQFWAIISAPRVLAALKLSFGTALYAAIINGVIGTLLAWVLVRYTFPGRKIIDAMIDLPFALPTAVAGIALTALYAPTGLVGQFATDLGFKIAYTPLGITLALTFVTLPFVVRTVQPVLADIPREVEEAAACLGAKPWQVFRHILVPALLPAWLTGFALAFARGVGEYGSVIFIAGNMPMKTEILPLLIMVKLDQYDYTGATSIGVLMLVVSFVLLLLINLLQRRIETP; from the coding sequence ATGTCGCGTCGCATATCCCCCGTCATACCCGGCTTCGGGCTGACGCTGGGCTACACCCTGGTGTACCTCAGTCTGATTGTGCTCATACCCCTGGCGGCGATGTTCGTGCATGCCGCCCAACTCACCTGGGAGCAGTTCTGGGCGATCATCTCGGCGCCGCGGGTGCTGGCGGCCTTGAAGCTCAGCTTCGGCACCGCGCTGTACGCCGCGATCATCAACGGCGTGATCGGTACGCTGCTGGCCTGGGTGCTGGTGCGCTACACCTTCCCCGGCCGCAAGATCATCGACGCGATGATCGACCTGCCGTTCGCCCTGCCCACCGCCGTGGCCGGTATTGCCCTGACGGCGTTGTACGCGCCGACCGGTCTGGTTGGTCAGTTCGCCACCGACCTGGGCTTCAAGATCGCCTACACGCCGCTGGGCATCACCCTGGCGCTGACCTTCGTGACGCTGCCGTTCGTGGTGCGCACGGTGCAGCCGGTGCTGGCCGATATTCCCCGTGAAGTCGAAGAGGCGGCCGCCTGCCTCGGTGCCAAGCCGTGGCAGGTGTTCCGCCACATCCTCGTGCCGGCGTTGTTGCCGGCCTGGTTGACCGGCTTCGCCCTGGCCTTTGCCCGTGGCGTGGGCGAGTACGGCTCGGTGATTTTCATCGCCGGCAACATGCCGATGAAAACCGAGATCCTGCCGCTGCTGATCATGGTCAAGCTAGACCAATACGACTACACCGGCGCCACCTCCATCGGCGTGCTGATGCTGGTGGTTTCCTTCGTCCTGTTGCTGCTGATCAACCTGCTGCAGCGGCGCATCGAAACCCCATAA
- the cysW gene encoding sulfate ABC transporter permease subunit CysW, translated as MSQSSISAASTNAARRGSATSRRVLIGLGWLIFALFLLFPLFIVVSQGLKLGLGAFFTAIFEPDALSALKLTVIAVLISVPLNLVFGVSAAWCVSKYSFRGKSMLVTLIDLPFSVSPVIAGLVYVLMFGAQGLFGPWLSDHDIQIVFALPGIVLATIFVTVPFVARELIPLMQEQGTQEEEAARLLGANGWQMFWHVTVPNIKWGLIYGVVLCTARAMGEFGAVSVVSGHIRGVTNTLPLHVEILYNEYNHVAAFAVASLLLILALFILLLKQWSENRINRLRASAAEE; from the coding sequence ATGTCCCAATCGTCTATTTCCGCAGCCTCCACCAACGCCGCCCGTCGCGGCAGTGCAACGTCGCGGCGCGTGTTGATCGGTCTTGGCTGGCTGATTTTTGCGCTGTTTTTGCTGTTTCCGCTGTTCATCGTGGTGTCCCAGGGCCTGAAGCTCGGGCTGGGGGCGTTCTTCACCGCGATCTTCGAACCCGACGCGTTGTCAGCACTGAAGCTCACGGTGATCGCCGTGCTGATCTCGGTGCCGCTGAACCTGGTGTTCGGTGTCAGCGCCGCATGGTGCGTGAGCAAGTATTCATTCCGTGGCAAGAGCATGCTGGTGACGCTGATCGACCTGCCGTTCTCGGTGTCGCCGGTGATCGCGGGCCTGGTCTACGTGCTGATGTTCGGCGCCCAGGGCCTGTTCGGGCCGTGGCTGTCGGATCACGACATCCAGATCGTGTTCGCGCTGCCGGGCATCGTCCTGGCGACCATCTTCGTCACCGTGCCGTTCGTGGCCCGTGAGTTGATCCCGCTGATGCAGGAACAAGGCACCCAGGAAGAAGAGGCCGCGCGCCTGCTGGGCGCCAATGGCTGGCAGATGTTCTGGCATGTCACCGTGCCGAACATCAAGTGGGGCCTGATCTATGGGGTGGTGCTGTGTACCGCCCGGGCCATGGGCGAGTTTGGCGCGGTGTCGGTGGTGTCCGGGCACATTCGCGGGGTGACCAACACCCTGCCGCTGCACGTCGAGATCCTCTACAACGAATACAACCACGTGGCCGCGTTCGCTGTGGCGAGCCTGTTGCTGATCCTGGCGCTCTTCATCCTGCTGCTCAAGCAGTGGAGCGAAAACCGAATCAACCGCCTGCGCGCCAGCGCCGCGGAGGAATAA
- a CDS encoding DUF6124 family protein, with product MVKHSPNPPQSGHKSRVQAQEEKKLDDAATRALDYYLNPKPASPPEPDKNQLFIVSPHIDTETLLANASEDLLSISTIAADLADDVDDSRRCIALAISRMADGVQLLVERALDHLETKEAAAPGTKGVKHCIDAG from the coding sequence ATGGTCAAGCATTCACCGAATCCGCCGCAAAGCGGCCACAAATCCCGCGTCCAAGCGCAGGAAGAAAAAAAGCTCGATGACGCCGCCACCCGCGCCCTCGACTACTACCTCAACCCCAAGCCCGCCTCACCGCCCGAACCTGACAAAAACCAACTCTTCATCGTGTCCCCCCACATAGACACCGAAACCCTGCTCGCCAACGCCTCCGAAGACCTGCTCTCCATCAGCACCATCGCCGCCGACCTGGCTGACGACGTGGACGACTCACGCCGCTGCATCGCCCTGGCGATCAGCCGCATGGCCGATGGGGTGCAGTTGTTGGTTGAGCGGGCGTTGGATCATTTGGAAACAAAGGAGGCGGCGGCGCCTGGCACCAAGGGTGTAAAGCATTGCATTGATGCAGGCTGA